The following coding sequences lie in one Pseudoxanthomonas sp. SE1 genomic window:
- a CDS encoding FtsX-like permease family protein, with translation MDIRPILSTLSRHKTAAALIVLEVALSCAIICNAVFLITQRLERIDRPTGLANEEIVRISMGNIGDNPEADALVKQDVASLRALPGVQAAGSINHVPFDNSSWNSSIQLAPEQERPSAQANVYLGDAVIDTLGLKLAEGRDFTPDEYVNWTEINKQNAKYVMPAVILSRELANKLFPGESAVGKNIYAWNTDNAPHRVVGVVDRLIRTNDNGGPAEGGFSMILPAKDLTMGTFVLRTTPERRTEVQKAAIAALEKNSSRRLILREGTFTDIMSDYYRGDRAMAWLLITVIISLLVVTALGIVGLASFWVQQRTKQIGIRRALGATKGQILRYFQTENFLLATIGIVIGMMLAYGINQLLMGKYELPRLPLLYLPVGAVLLWLLGQIAVYGPARKAASVPPAVATRTA, from the coding sequence ATGGACATCCGCCCCATTCTTTCCACTCTGTCCCGCCACAAGACGGCCGCCGCGCTGATCGTGCTGGAAGTCGCGCTGTCGTGCGCCATCATCTGCAACGCCGTCTTCCTCATCACCCAGCGACTGGAGCGCATCGACCGCCCCACCGGCCTGGCCAACGAGGAGATCGTGCGCATCAGCATGGGCAACATCGGCGATAACCCCGAAGCCGATGCGCTGGTGAAACAGGACGTCGCCAGCCTGCGCGCGCTGCCGGGCGTGCAGGCCGCCGGCAGCATCAACCATGTGCCGTTCGACAACTCATCGTGGAACAGCTCCATCCAGCTAGCCCCCGAGCAGGAGCGCCCGAGCGCGCAGGCGAACGTCTATCTTGGCGATGCCGTCATCGACACGCTGGGACTGAAGCTGGCCGAAGGCCGCGATTTCACGCCCGACGAGTACGTCAACTGGACCGAGATCAACAAGCAGAACGCGAAGTACGTGATGCCGGCGGTGATCCTGAGCCGCGAACTGGCCAACAAGCTGTTCCCCGGCGAGAGTGCGGTCGGCAAGAACATCTATGCCTGGAACACCGACAATGCGCCGCACAGGGTGGTCGGCGTGGTCGATCGGCTGATCCGCACCAACGACAACGGCGGTCCGGCCGAAGGCGGCTTCAGCATGATCCTGCCTGCGAAGGACCTGACCATGGGCACCTTCGTGCTGCGCACCACGCCCGAGCGCCGAACGGAAGTGCAGAAGGCGGCGATCGCCGCGCTGGAGAAGAACAGTTCGCGCCGGCTGATCCTGCGCGAGGGCACGTTCACCGACATCATGAGCGACTACTACCGCGGCGACCGCGCGATGGCCTGGCTGCTGATCACCGTGATCATCTCGCTGCTGGTGGTGACCGCGTTGGGCATCGTCGGCCTGGCCAGCTTCTGGGTGCAGCAGCGTACCAAGCAGATCGGCATCCGCCGCGCGCTGGGCGCGACCAAGGGGCAGATCCTGCGCTACTTCCAGACCGAGAACTTCCTGCTGGCGACCATCGGCATCGTGATCGGCATGATGCTCGCCTACGGCATCAACCAGTTGCTGATGGGCAAGTACGAACTGCCCCGCCTGCCGCTGCTGTACCTGCCGGTCGGTGCGGTGCTGCTGTGGCTGCTGGGCCAGATCGCCGTGTACGGGCCGGCGCGCAAGGCCGCGTCGGTGCCGCCAGCGGTGGCGACGCGTACCGCCTGA
- a CDS encoding ABC transporter permease codes for MPSLPSLLPEDEITVFPRLDTADNTPLPSAELLRRVKAVPGVRHAAIGNQSPYSPDVSWTARVWTDDAHGGDVVVATYFGSEAMLQTLGLRVVEGRDFMPVDFTSYTGDQTRMHATGAPAIISASLAKHLSPTAPVIGRRLYIHGDAPLTVVGVVSALPAATNGFAQNPEGFSILLPTVPADARLGPLLVRSGIGNRVRVASGVEQALRTSFPRGILGTSRSLAADRTASLDSLYPERQRALWTAAGLCALCLLATLLLATDWMARHHRLELSLRMAFGARRNQLVREWSLELAAVTGLGATLGWLLLHSPVAARLASGALAVHPVETASLALACAIVLPVIATWAASHAFSIPPHLVSRSPSVRL; via the coding sequence ATGCCTTCGCTGCCCTCGCTGCTGCCGGAGGACGAGATCACGGTCTTCCCCCGCCTGGACACCGCCGACAACACGCCGCTCCCATCGGCCGAGTTGCTGCGACGGGTCAAGGCCGTCCCGGGTGTACGTCATGCGGCGATCGGAAACCAGTCGCCCTACTCGCCCGACGTATCGTGGACGGCCCGCGTATGGACGGACGACGCACACGGCGGCGACGTGGTGGTTGCGACGTACTTTGGATCGGAGGCGATGCTGCAGACATTGGGACTTCGCGTTGTCGAAGGCCGGGACTTCATGCCCGTCGATTTCACGTCCTACACCGGCGACCAGACCCGCATGCACGCGACCGGCGCCCCGGCCATCATCAGCGCGAGCCTGGCCAAGCACCTGTCCCCCACCGCACCTGTCATCGGTCGACGTCTCTACATCCATGGCGACGCGCCGCTGACCGTCGTAGGCGTCGTCTCCGCACTGCCTGCGGCAACAAACGGATTCGCACAGAATCCAGAAGGCTTCTCCATCCTGCTGCCAACGGTGCCGGCGGACGCACGGCTTGGGCCTCTGCTGGTCCGCAGCGGGATCGGGAACCGTGTCCGCGTTGCCAGTGGCGTGGAGCAGGCATTGAGGACCTCCTTTCCGCGCGGGATCCTGGGCACGTCGCGATCCCTCGCCGCAGACCGCACCGCATCGCTGGACTCCCTGTATCCCGAGCGGCAGCGAGCACTGTGGACAGCGGCCGGCCTCTGCGCGCTGTGCCTGCTCGCGACCCTGCTGCTCGCGACCGACTGGATGGCGCGACACCACCGGCTGGAACTCAGCTTGCGCATGGCGTTCGGCGCACGCCGCAACCAGCTGGTACGGGAGTGGAGCCTGGAACTCGCGGCGGTGACCGGTCTGGGCGCGACCCTCGGCTGGCTCCTGCTGCACTCACCCGTGGCCGCGCGACTTGCCAGCGGCGCGCTCGCCGTCCACCCAGTCGAAACCGCATCGCTGGCGCTCGCTTGCGCGATCGTGCTTCCGGTCATCGCGACTTGGGCGGCGTCGCACGCGTTCAGCATCCCGCCGCACCTCGTCAGCCGCAGTCCTTCGGTTAGGCTATAG